The proteins below come from a single Marinobacter bohaiensis genomic window:
- a CDS encoding SCO family protein, which translates to MSRRILARTLIGGLALLLSACQDTQAPFNGKDISGVMPDLAFELRDTAGQTVTQTDYDGQVRLLFFGYTSCPDVCPTTLAELNRVMTAMPTDLRDDVTALFVSVDPKRDTPQRLDQYVHFFGDRIVGLTGPEPTLRTLAKRYRTTFGYGDADEQGNYDVSHSSAIYVFDQAGEVRLLLRPGMTRDAMVEDLSRLVRQGTS; encoded by the coding sequence ATGTCTAGACGGATTCTTGCACGCACGCTGATCGGCGGGCTCGCATTGTTGCTCTCGGCCTGCCAGGACACCCAGGCGCCGTTCAACGGCAAGGACATCAGCGGTGTTATGCCGGACCTCGCGTTCGAATTGCGGGACACCGCCGGCCAGACGGTGACCCAGACGGATTACGACGGCCAGGTGCGCCTGCTGTTCTTCGGCTACACCTCATGTCCGGACGTCTGCCCCACCACCCTGGCCGAGCTGAACCGGGTAATGACGGCCATGCCGACCGATCTGCGCGATGACGTCACCGCCCTTTTCGTCAGCGTCGATCCCAAACGGGACACCCCCCAACGCCTGGATCAGTACGTCCACTTCTTTGGTGACCGGATCGTGGGGCTGACCGGCCCCGAGCCTACACTGCGGACGCTGGCCAAACGTTATCGCACCACATTCGGCTACGGTGATGCCGACGAACAGGGCAACTACGACGTCTCCCACAGCAGTGCGATCTACGTCTTCGACCAGGCCGGCGAAGTCCGACTGCTGCTCAGGCCAGGCATGACCCGGGACGCCATGGTCGAAGACCTGTCCCGGTTGGTGCGTCAGGGCACCTCCTGA
- a CDS encoding J domain-containing protein, producing the protein MTCWEVLGITPTNNRDKIEQAYQSQRKFADGEAQQQLDDAYRQALREAGFAVEPAASEPAPEPRPTAKEASEQPLSGRDQQVVREVVIQVEAMLNDDQRRKDANLWRAILTEPPADQDAIREAVSDALYPRLRPMLDDGSLPQPVLAFLSQWFGWEEVDQSLVSEDREVSDPFHEPGRQGGAESGNESPPAREKRQPMPNFLPAVIGWIAGLVILTSIFSHLLGN; encoded by the coding sequence ATGACGTGTTGGGAGGTCCTCGGCATTACGCCGACCAACAACCGCGATAAGATCGAACAGGCCTACCAGTCGCAGCGGAAATTCGCCGACGGGGAGGCTCAACAGCAACTGGACGACGCCTATCGGCAGGCTCTCCGCGAGGCGGGTTTTGCGGTTGAACCGGCCGCGTCAGAGCCGGCGCCCGAACCCAGGCCGACCGCAAAAGAGGCGTCAGAGCAACCCCTGAGCGGTCGTGATCAGCAGGTCGTGAGGGAAGTGGTGATCCAGGTGGAAGCCATGCTGAACGATGACCAGCGCCGCAAGGATGCCAACCTGTGGCGGGCGATCCTGACCGAGCCTCCGGCGGATCAGGACGCCATCCGGGAAGCGGTCAGCGATGCGCTCTACCCACGCCTGCGGCCGATGCTCGATGATGGCTCCCTGCCGCAACCGGTACTCGCATTCCTGTCCCAGTGGTTTGGCTGGGAGGAAGTGGATCAGTCGCTGGTGAGCGAGGACCGCGAGGTCAGTGATCCTTTCCACGAGCCAGGGCGGCAAGGGGGTGCTGAGTCCGGGAATGAGTCGCCGCCCGCCCGTGAAAAGCGCCAGCCCATGCCCAACTTCCTGCCGGCGGTAATCGGCTGGATCGCCGGACTGGTGATCCTGACCAGTATTTTCAGCCACTTGTTGGGCAACTGA
- a CDS encoding cytochrome c oxidase assembly protein → MTWAASLLPYDVSPVTILAYACVLGLYGLALARLPAGERPGPWRIGAFLVGVLACYAVMQTRFDYYAQYMFFVHRGQHLILHHLGPFLIALSNPLPIIRYWYGFVPDAARRALKPLGWVYRILQQPAIAAFLFVGLIYLWLWPPVHFDAMLDRQLYWIMNWSMLLDGLLFWWLMLDPRQPAAGRVLGFGRRILLMVLVALPQLVLGAVIVFAREPLYDVYEVCGRAWPLAPATDQLLGGLLTWIPPAMMSIVGILLILRRIMQDPKRSRAASPQEVSHV, encoded by the coding sequence ATGACCTGGGCCGCTTCGCTGCTTCCCTACGACGTCTCACCGGTTACCATCCTGGCCTACGCGTGCGTCCTTGGCCTGTATGGCCTGGCGCTGGCACGACTGCCTGCCGGTGAACGCCCCGGTCCCTGGCGCATCGGCGCGTTCCTGGTCGGCGTGCTGGCGTGTTATGCGGTCATGCAGACGCGGTTCGATTACTACGCCCAATACATGTTTTTCGTCCACCGCGGCCAACACCTGATCCTGCATCATTTGGGGCCGTTCCTGATTGCCCTGTCCAATCCACTCCCCATCATCCGCTACTGGTACGGTTTTGTGCCGGACGCGGCGCGCCGCGCCCTCAAGCCACTCGGCTGGGTTTACCGGATCCTGCAGCAACCGGCCATCGCGGCCTTCCTGTTCGTGGGATTGATCTATCTGTGGCTGTGGCCCCCGGTACACTTTGACGCCATGCTCGATCGCCAGCTGTACTGGATCATGAACTGGAGCATGCTGCTGGACGGCCTGCTGTTCTGGTGGTTGATGCTGGATCCACGGCAACCGGCCGCCGGGCGGGTGCTGGGGTTCGGTCGGCGAATCCTGTTGATGGTACTGGTTGCCCTGCCCCAGCTGGTGCTCGGCGCGGTGATCGTGTTTGCCCGCGAGCCGCTGTACGACGTCTACGAAGTGTGCGGCCGGGCCTGGCCCCTGGCGCCGGCCACGGATCAGCTGCTGGGCGGCCTGCTGACCTGGATTCCTCCGGCGATGATGAGCATCGTCGGTATTCTGCTCATCCTGCGTCGCATCATGCAGGACCCGAAACGGTCCCGGGCGGCGTCCCCGCAAGAGGTTTCCCATGTCTAG
- a CDS encoding TonB-dependent receptor plug domain-containing protein — translation MKKTLLLLQYGGIVPLFTGLAFCVQAQDTMPFSTIPDSDTELNMSEGFDPNYDFVLEEPIPEVLSTTKLRQPKSRVPGTTTVLQGELIRDLGILNIWEVFRLVPGMTVGFVQSNRPVVSYHGTVADEQRRLQVQIDGRTAYQPNLADVDWHAMPVPLENIERIEVTRGPNAAAYGINAFLATINIITKSPEDTHGVNARVRAGDHGYRQAYGSIGGSMDQYDWRFSANRRESDGFDRRFFNPDDTSVESGETKEFDDSFRYTTLNYDSVWNVDSRNAFDFRAGYTKVYDEEDAEQYGEEFGIQGVPAETGDDYYLQTKWTHSLNDRHFFHIQASYQDYDRRQDWTSCLPAGFEVGGTPLPLELCADTNQDIQEDRLEFEIQDTYAFNDNLRLVTGGGYREDRFDSDTYFNGEGSNYQTLLFSNIEYTPISWLTFNVGGSWEKTTAVDDDFFSPRFAANFQLSENQTLRFVFSKAVRTPDAFEQGADWGYRASNVEPAAVYGFLEGERLIEFQAPGDLSEETIISREISYFGQFRLGDGLLSTEVKLFYDHLRDIISGVIAVDDRWDLCNCVALDQKGVELETSLEFQQSQFRLTYAYLDQDSEYRGPPPELGVNQEERYIRLQGRLTARHSGSFAWIQRFPRSVSASTAYYIASDLGEYRYQRIDLRLAKSFYLPRSTYELAAIMHYYPTDDPIMFPDNQYSDQTQFFLEASVKF, via the coding sequence ATGAAAAAAACGCTCTTACTACTGCAGTATGGGGGCATTGTGCCCCTGTTTACAGGGCTGGCGTTCTGCGTGCAGGCGCAGGATACCATGCCTTTCTCGACAATCCCCGACAGTGACACCGAACTCAACATGTCCGAGGGATTCGACCCGAATTACGATTTCGTACTGGAAGAGCCGATTCCCGAAGTGCTCTCCACCACCAAACTGCGCCAGCCCAAATCCCGTGTTCCGGGCACCACCACCGTTCTCCAGGGCGAACTGATCCGGGACCTGGGTATTCTCAACATCTGGGAAGTGTTCCGGCTGGTGCCGGGCATGACCGTCGGCTTCGTCCAGAGCAACCGTCCGGTGGTCAGCTACCACGGCACCGTGGCCGACGAGCAGCGCCGACTTCAGGTGCAGATTGACGGCCGCACCGCCTACCAGCCCAACCTGGCCGACGTGGACTGGCACGCCATGCCGGTGCCGCTGGAGAATATCGAGCGGATCGAGGTGACCCGCGGGCCCAACGCCGCCGCCTACGGCATTAATGCCTTCCTGGCCACGATAAACATCATCACCAAATCCCCCGAAGATACCCACGGCGTCAATGCCCGGGTGCGCGCGGGGGACCACGGGTACCGTCAGGCCTACGGCTCCATCGGCGGCAGCATGGATCAGTACGACTGGCGCTTCTCCGCCAACCGGCGCGAATCGGACGGGTTCGACCGTCGCTTCTTCAACCCGGATGACACGTCGGTGGAATCCGGTGAGACCAAGGAATTCGACGACAGTTTCCGCTACACCACGCTCAATTACGATTCCGTCTGGAACGTCGACAGCCGGAACGCCTTCGATTTCCGGGCCGGCTACACCAAGGTGTACGACGAAGAGGACGCCGAACAGTACGGTGAGGAGTTCGGTATACAGGGCGTTCCCGCCGAGACCGGTGATGACTACTACCTGCAGACCAAATGGACCCACTCGCTGAACGACCGCCATTTCTTCCATATCCAGGCCAGCTACCAGGACTATGATCGGCGCCAGGACTGGACCAGCTGCCTGCCGGCGGGCTTCGAGGTGGGCGGCACGCCCCTGCCGCTCGAGCTGTGTGCGGACACCAACCAGGACATCCAGGAAGACCGCCTGGAGTTCGAGATCCAGGACACCTACGCCTTCAACGACAACCTGCGACTGGTGACCGGCGGCGGCTACCGCGAGGACCGCTTCGATTCGGACACCTATTTCAACGGCGAAGGCAGCAACTACCAGACGCTCCTATTCTCGAACATCGAGTACACCCCCATTTCCTGGCTGACGTTCAACGTCGGTGGCAGTTGGGAGAAGACCACGGCGGTTGACGACGACTTCTTCTCGCCCCGATTCGCCGCCAACTTCCAACTGAGCGAAAACCAGACACTCCGCTTCGTGTTCTCCAAGGCGGTACGCACGCCGGACGCCTTCGAACAGGGCGCAGACTGGGGCTACCGCGCCAGCAACGTGGAACCGGCGGCGGTTTACGGTTTTCTGGAGGGCGAGCGGCTGATCGAATTCCAGGCGCCGGGCGACCTCAGCGAAGAGACCATCATCTCCCGGGAAATCAGCTACTTTGGCCAGTTCCGCCTGGGCGATGGTCTGCTGTCCACCGAAGTAAAGCTGTTCTACGACCACCTGCGCGACATCATCAGCGGCGTGATCGCGGTGGATGATCGCTGGGATTTGTGCAATTGTGTCGCACTCGACCAGAAAGGTGTGGAGCTGGAAACGTCGCTGGAATTCCAGCAGAGCCAGTTCCGCCTGACGTACGCCTATCTCGATCAGGATTCGGAGTACCGCGGGCCGCCGCCGGAGCTCGGGGTTAACCAGGAAGAACGCTACATCCGCCTGCAGGGCCGCCTGACCGCCCGGCACTCCGGCAGTTTCGCCTGGATCCAGCGTTTCCCCCGCTCGGTATCCGCTTCGACGGCCTATTACATCGCCAGCGACCTGGGTGAGTACCGTTACCAACGGATTGACCTCAGACTGGCCAAATCATTCTATCTGCCTCGATCAACCTACGAGCTGGCTGCCATCATGCACTATTATCCAACGGACGACCCCATTATGTTCCCGGATAACCAGTACTCGGACCAAACCCAGTTTTTCCTGGAAGCCTCCGTTAAATTCTGA
- a CDS encoding LLM class flavin-dependent oxidoreductase — protein sequence MQAFSLLDLSPITEGGSARQALLNSRALAQHAEAAGYGRYWMAEHHNMTGIASAATAVALGFVAEGTQSIRIAAGGVMLPNHSPLVIAEQFGTLASLYPDRVDLGLGRAPGTDGPTMMALRRDHMQAANEFPREVQELLHYFGPEQPGQRVRAVPGMGLDVPVWLLGSSLFSAQLAAELGLPFAFASHFAPDMLGDALRVYRERFKPSRYLDAPYAAAGVNVFAADSDAEAQRLMTSLQQQFIALRRGTPGPLKAPVDDLATVATEFERQQVKQALAETAVGSPETVRLWLERFIDRTRVDEVIVTGQIHDHEARLKSFGLAAEILRDLVH from the coding sequence GTGCAAGCATTTTCATTACTGGATCTGTCACCCATCACCGAGGGTGGCTCCGCGCGTCAGGCGCTGCTGAATTCCAGAGCCCTGGCCCAACACGCCGAAGCGGCCGGCTACGGACGTTACTGGATGGCCGAGCACCACAACATGACCGGCATCGCCAGCGCCGCCACCGCGGTGGCGCTGGGCTTTGTCGCCGAAGGCACCCAGTCGATCCGCATTGCCGCCGGTGGCGTCATGCTCCCGAACCACTCGCCGCTGGTGATCGCCGAGCAGTTCGGCACGCTGGCGTCGCTCTATCCCGACCGGGTCGATCTGGGGCTCGGGCGTGCACCGGGCACCGACGGGCCGACCATGATGGCGCTGCGCCGGGACCATATGCAGGCCGCCAACGAATTCCCGCGGGAGGTACAGGAGCTGCTGCATTATTTTGGCCCCGAACAGCCCGGCCAGCGGGTCAGGGCGGTACCCGGAATGGGGCTGGATGTGCCGGTCTGGCTGCTCGGCTCCAGTCTGTTCAGCGCTCAGCTCGCCGCGGAACTGGGGCTGCCGTTTGCCTTTGCCTCACACTTCGCGCCCGACATGCTGGGCGACGCCCTGCGGGTTTATCGAGAGCGCTTCAAGCCGTCCCGCTATCTGGATGCGCCTTATGCCGCAGCCGGGGTGAACGTCTTCGCCGCCGATTCCGACGCCGAGGCGCAACGCCTGATGACGTCCCTCCAGCAGCAGTTCATCGCCTTGCGCCGGGGCACGCCGGGACCGCTGAAAGCGCCGGTGGATGACCTGGCAACGGTCGCCACTGAATTCGAGCGGCAGCAGGTGAAACAGGCTCTCGCGGAGACGGCGGTTGGTTCGCCGGAAACGGTGCGCCTCTGGCTGGAGCGGTTCATCGATCGAACACGGGTGGATGAAGTGATCGTGACTGGCCAGATCCACGACCACGAGGCGCGCCTGAAATCGTTTGGTCTGGCGGCGGAGATCCTGCGGGACCTGGTGCACTGA
- a CDS encoding ATP-binding protein, producing the protein MSNRQRPLNRQLLLLGTVPAILMFFVLLIFFTSVRLEDVRKDLFRATQVVADNLAPAVEYAVVSGNQAALKQILERTLRRSEVAWIRVRDVNDQVVGLEARTDVSPEDDDFFVFHSDILQQPLEIDSGTDFEWFEPGLSSHSGALRIGSVSVAVSGSRLTTQRQEIIFTSFAIAVSVLIVTLLIINQIANRISRPIQNLSESVKGLIDGRYDPPGRSSQVAREINDLEQNLTALAYHLAQLRDSRNKTLESTERARERAETASRTKSEFLAMMSHELRTPLNGVLGMLELVAEEPMSERQKDYMQTARRATEDLLTVISDILDYSRVERGTLVLEHRSFNLRQVIENCVATHRHECECKGLDMELHFSSNWPDGARVRGDAGRLRQVLAGLLENAIKFTEEGHVGVRAEWLEMEGGSIYLSCEVRDSGTGIPAEHLSGIFNSFEQLDSSSSRSHGGTGMGLALVQRLIELMGGHIRVDSNVGSGSAFYFELPFEQSGTDASEPGERFIAPPTAPALDEPTSDREEPAKTLNDAPLALVVEDNEVNQRVASALLRRFGFETVSAENGDVAVKLVTESRNTYDIILMDCQMPVMDGYEAARCIRAWETAHQRDSIPIIALTADALPGTDRQCRAAGMNDYLAKPVRKEKLRNVINRWMRLPDTQSGAS; encoded by the coding sequence ATGAGTAACCGGCAACGCCCGCTTAACCGTCAGTTGCTGTTGCTGGGGACCGTGCCGGCAATCCTGATGTTTTTCGTGCTGCTCATATTCTTTACTTCGGTCCGCCTCGAAGACGTACGCAAGGACCTGTTCCGCGCGACCCAGGTGGTGGCGGACAACCTGGCGCCGGCCGTCGAGTACGCCGTGGTGTCGGGTAACCAGGCCGCGCTGAAGCAGATTCTCGAGCGCACTCTGCGGCGCAGCGAGGTGGCCTGGATCCGGGTGCGTGACGTCAACGATCAGGTGGTCGGTCTCGAGGCCCGCACCGACGTCAGCCCGGAGGACGACGACTTTTTCGTGTTCCATTCCGACATTCTTCAGCAACCCCTGGAAATCGACAGCGGCACCGATTTCGAATGGTTCGAGCCGGGGCTCTCCAGTCACTCCGGCGCCCTGCGCATCGGTTCGGTCAGCGTGGCGGTTTCCGGCTCCCGGCTAACCACCCAGCGACAGGAAATCATCTTCACGTCCTTCGCCATTGCGGTGTCGGTGCTGATTGTCACGCTGCTGATCATCAATCAGATCGCCAACCGGATTTCGAGGCCGATCCAGAACCTCAGTGAAAGCGTCAAGGGACTGATCGACGGTCGCTATGACCCACCCGGGCGCTCCTCGCAAGTGGCCCGGGAGATCAACGACCTGGAACAGAACCTGACCGCCCTCGCCTACCACCTGGCGCAGCTGCGGGATTCACGCAACAAGACGCTGGAGTCGACGGAGCGTGCGCGGGAGCGGGCAGAAACCGCCTCGCGGACCAAATCCGAGTTCCTGGCGATGATGAGCCACGAGCTGCGTACGCCGTTGAACGGGGTGTTGGGGATGCTTGAGCTGGTGGCAGAAGAACCCATGTCGGAGCGTCAGAAGGACTACATGCAGACCGCCCGGCGCGCCACCGAGGATCTGCTGACGGTGATCAGCGATATTCTCGATTATTCCCGGGTCGAGCGCGGCACACTGGTGCTGGAACATCGATCGTTCAACCTGCGGCAGGTCATCGAGAATTGCGTCGCCACTCATCGCCATGAGTGCGAATGCAAGGGGCTCGACATGGAACTGCATTTCTCCAGCAACTGGCCGGACGGCGCCCGGGTACGCGGCGACGCCGGCCGCCTGCGCCAGGTGCTGGCCGGACTGCTGGAGAACGCCATCAAATTCACCGAGGAAGGCCATGTCGGCGTGCGCGCGGAATGGCTGGAGATGGAAGGTGGCTCCATTTACCTCAGCTGCGAGGTGCGTGATTCGGGAACCGGCATTCCGGCCGAGCACCTGAGCGGCATTTTCAACAGCTTTGAGCAGCTCGACAGCTCCTCATCGCGCAGCCACGGGGGTACCGGCATGGGCCTGGCGCTGGTGCAACGCCTGATCGAACTGATGGGCGGGCATATCCGCGTGGACAGCAATGTCGGCAGCGGATCGGCGTTCTACTTCGAACTCCCGTTCGAGCAGTCCGGAACGGACGCTTCAGAGCCGGGCGAACGCTTTATCGCGCCGCCAACGGCGCCGGCCCTCGATGAGCCGACTTCGGACCGGGAAGAACCGGCGAAGACGCTCAACGATGCCCCGCTCGCACTGGTGGTGGAAGACAACGAAGTCAACCAGCGGGTGGCCAGCGCGCTCCTGAGGCGTTTCGGGTTCGAGACCGTCAGTGCCGAGAACGGCGACGTCGCGGTCAAACTGGTGACAGAGAGCCGCAACACCTACGACATCATCCTGATGGATTGCCAGATGCCGGTCATGGACGGTTATGAAGCGGCGCGCTGCATCCGCGCCTGGGAAACCGCGCACCAGCGGGACAGCATCCCCATCATCGCCCTGACCGCCGACGCGCTCCCCGGCACCGACCGGCAATGCCGCGCAGCGGGCATGAACGACTATCTCGCCAAGCCCGTGCGCAAAGAAAAACTGCGTAACGTGATCAACCGCTGGATGCGCCTGCCGGATACCCAGTCAGGCGCATCCTGA
- a CDS encoding YdcH family protein has product MSISDHALHIDFPEYKDLIHELRQSDDHFKKLSDEYDKLDKSIRGLEFREVPTDDAHFNEMKLERAQLKDTLYSTLSKRNGS; this is encoded by the coding sequence ATGTCGATCAGTGATCACGCCCTGCATATCGATTTTCCCGAATACAAAGACCTGATCCACGAACTCAGGCAGTCAGATGACCACTTCAAGAAGCTGAGCGACGAATACGACAAACTGGACAAGTCCATTCGCGGGCTTGAGTTCCGGGAAGTGCCCACCGACGATGCCCATTTCAACGAGATGAAGCTGGAGCGAGCCCAACTCAAGGACACGCTTTACTCAACCCTGTCGAAACGCAACGGCAGCTAG
- a CDS encoding peptidoglycan DD-metalloendopeptidase family protein, which produces MTVAVALLATAFFWRPESSSAISVPVTIVHKPDQETASAEKASSPAPADDALTASQANAEDGNRFSVPDKPLPTHYEIKSGDTLSEILDKQDISANTLHKLLEADAEFLDLETLRPGTALNFTFDSNNVLQSIDLQLDAARTVSYVRTDDGAFEHQQHTKPLHWDSQLFHGDIHGSFYTSGISAGLDKGQVVQVSQLLKGKLNFRRDLRAGDTFSVIVGQEMTDTGATGNTRIDGIELNRGSKTYYAFLYDDGNYYDETGESVTPAFLRYPTRRHFRVSSPFDPYRLHPVTGRRAPHNGVDLAAPSGTPVMSTGDGIVTRIGNHPYAGKYVDIKHSGAFKTRYLHLSKILVKRGEAVKRGEKIALSGATGRVTGPHLHFEFHIKNHPVNPLTAKIPTSAKVPADKLADFQSHIRPIMARLNVPGSLPSPLASGANGQTPATTDANDDWTRACLRPGQCRYQ; this is translated from the coding sequence ATGACTGTTGCGGTCGCCCTTTTGGCGACGGCCTTTTTCTGGCGCCCGGAATCCTCAAGCGCTATTTCCGTCCCCGTCACCATCGTCCATAAACCCGACCAGGAGACAGCATCCGCCGAGAAGGCCTCCAGTCCCGCGCCGGCGGACGACGCCCTCACCGCGTCCCAGGCGAATGCCGAAGACGGGAACCGTTTCTCGGTGCCGGACAAGCCGTTGCCGACTCACTACGAGATCAAGTCCGGCGATACGTTGAGTGAGATCCTCGACAAGCAGGACATCTCAGCCAATACGCTGCACAAGCTACTGGAGGCCGATGCCGAGTTTCTGGACCTGGAAACCCTCCGCCCCGGAACGGCTCTGAACTTCACGTTTGACAGCAACAATGTTCTGCAAAGCATTGATCTACAGCTGGATGCTGCCCGGACCGTGTCTTACGTCCGAACCGACGACGGCGCCTTCGAGCATCAACAGCACACCAAGCCGCTGCATTGGGACAGCCAACTGTTCCACGGCGACATTCACGGCAGTTTCTACACCTCAGGCATCAGTGCCGGCCTGGACAAAGGTCAGGTGGTGCAGGTCAGCCAGCTGCTCAAGGGTAAGCTCAACTTCCGCCGAGACCTGCGTGCCGGGGATACCTTTTCAGTGATCGTCGGCCAGGAAATGACCGATACAGGTGCGACCGGAAACACCCGCATCGACGGCATCGAACTCAACCGCGGATCAAAGACTTACTACGCTTTTCTCTACGATGACGGCAACTATTACGACGAGACCGGCGAGAGCGTGACGCCGGCGTTCCTGCGCTACCCGACACGGCGTCACTTCCGGGTCAGCTCGCCGTTCGACCCTTACCGCCTGCATCCGGTCACCGGACGCCGCGCACCGCACAACGGCGTCGATCTGGCCGCGCCCTCCGGGACGCCCGTCATGAGTACCGGCGACGGTATCGTGACTCGTATCGGCAACCACCCCTATGCCGGCAAGTACGTCGATATCAAGCACAGCGGTGCCTTCAAGACCCGCTATCTGCACCTGAGCAAAATTTTGGTCAAACGTGGCGAGGCGGTGAAGCGTGGCGAGAAAATTGCGCTGTCCGGCGCCACCGGTCGGGTGACCGGCCCGCACCTGCACTTCGAATTCCACATCAAGAACCATCCGGTGAACCCGCTGACGGCGAAGATCCCGACGTCCGCCAAAGTGCCGGCGGACAAGCTGGCCGACTTCCAGTCGCATATTCGCCCGATCATGGCGCGCCTGAACGTGCCGGGCAGCCTGCCGTCACCGCTGGCAAGCGGTGCGAACGGCCAGACACCGGCCACGACCGATGCGAATGACGACTGGACCCGGGCCTGTCTGCGCCCCGGCCAGTGCCGGTATCAGTAA
- a CDS encoding ABC transporter substrate-binding protein: MATLTGLLCLAQLQAAPSVKLSESPGTPHIVFLAGSENLSFNLLFRQRLEKALPNNIKLMNYSARAQSQAPRALVITLGPSAVNDIVQQDRPVPTLALMVTESQFAQYRALERPDLSAVYLNPPLKRQALLGQQILPQASRIAVLAEPGQEQRYSTLAEELAPYGLDLRTFTVESPENLVSTLSRALNYGDFLLGTPNPEIYNRQTIKHILLTTYRHNRILIGPERAFVQAGALASTYTPTEAVVKQTVDIIRQYVASGQLPAPDFPDQYSVLFNEQVARSLNIPLPEATEVLDRLRALEDTNTGVGDE, from the coding sequence TTGGCCACCCTGACCGGCCTGTTGTGCCTGGCACAGCTCCAGGCTGCGCCGTCCGTCAAACTGTCGGAGTCACCCGGTACGCCGCATATCGTGTTCCTGGCCGGTTCCGAAAACCTGTCGTTCAACCTGTTGTTCCGGCAACGTCTGGAAAAGGCCCTGCCCAACAACATCAAGCTGATGAACTACTCCGCCAGGGCCCAGTCCCAGGCGCCCCGCGCCCTGGTGATCACCCTGGGCCCATCGGCAGTCAATGACATCGTGCAGCAGGACAGGCCGGTACCCACCCTGGCCCTGATGGTCACCGAATCCCAGTTCGCCCAGTATCGCGCCCTGGAACGCCCCGACCTCAGCGCCGTGTATCTCAACCCGCCGCTCAAACGTCAGGCCCTGCTGGGCCAGCAGATCCTGCCCCAGGCGTCGCGCATCGCGGTGCTGGCCGAGCCCGGCCAGGAACAGCGTTACAGCACGCTCGCTGAGGAACTGGCGCCCTACGGGCTCGACCTGCGGACCTTTACCGTGGAAAGCCCGGAGAACCTGGTATCCACCCTGAGCCGCGCCCTCAATTACGGCGACTTCCTGCTGGGAACGCCCAATCCGGAAATCTATAACCGGCAAACCATCAAGCACATACTGCTGACGACCTATCGCCACAACCGCATCCTCATCGGCCCGGAACGGGCGTTTGTGCAGGCGGGCGCCCTGGCGTCGACCTACACTCCAACGGAAGCGGTCGTGAAACAGACGGTCGATATCATCCGGCAGTATGTCGCCTCCGGGCAGCTTCCGGCCCCGGATTTCCCAGACCAGTATTCCGTTCTGTTCAACGAGCAGGTCGCTCGTTCACTGAATATTCCGTTGCCCGAAGCCACCGAGGTACTGGACCGCCTCCGGGCACTCGAAGATACGAATACAGGAGTCGGAGATGAGTAA